The following proteins come from a genomic window of Frondihabitans peucedani:
- the lepB gene encoding signal peptidase I yields MPSRRTRRPARFVRDLVVILLAALVISFVLKTYVVRSFYIPSGSMENTLQINDRIVVDELVPKVQPLKRGDVVVFTDPGGWLQGAELADGNNLVKRVIGLPGDRVSCCTTSSQTVVNGHALTEPYVKEPENAFQTKSADAAFSVTVPAGSVWVEGDNRGNSEDSRFHQSLPTGGFVPEKDIVGRAVVITWPLPHWSWLGSHPDTFRDVPAPTATPAP; encoded by the coding sequence ATGCCCTCCCGCCGCACCCGCCGGCCCGCGCGGTTCGTCCGCGACCTCGTCGTGATCCTGCTCGCCGCCCTCGTGATCTCGTTCGTGCTCAAGACCTACGTCGTCCGGTCCTTCTACATCCCCTCGGGGTCGATGGAGAACACCCTGCAGATCAACGACAGGATCGTCGTCGACGAGCTGGTGCCGAAGGTGCAGCCCCTGAAGCGCGGCGACGTCGTCGTGTTCACCGACCCGGGCGGCTGGCTGCAGGGAGCCGAGCTCGCCGACGGGAACAACCTCGTCAAGCGCGTGATCGGGCTGCCCGGCGACCGGGTGTCGTGCTGCACGACCTCGAGCCAGACCGTCGTGAACGGGCACGCGCTGACCGAGCCGTACGTGAAGGAGCCCGAGAACGCCTTCCAGACGAAGAGCGCCGACGCGGCGTTCTCGGTCACCGTCCCGGCGGGGTCGGTCTGGGTCGAGGGCGACAACCGGGGGAACTCCGAGGACAGCCGGTTCCACCAGTCGCTGCCGACGGGCGGCTTCGTGCCCGAGAAGGACATCGTCGGGCGCGCCGTCGTCATCACCTGGCCGCTGCCGCACTGGTCGTGGCTCGGCAGCCACCCCGACACGTTCCGCGACGTGCCCGCGCCGACGGCGACGCCTGCGCCCTGA
- a CDS encoding response regulator transcription factor, translating into MIRIVLVDDQELFRGGVRVALDAQGDMEVVGEASDGAEGLAVIAGTRPDIVLLDMRMPVLDGLQTVRALFGPDGPQDPPRVIVLTTFALDAAAATAIRAGASGFLLKDATPAFLAAAVRAVHAGSSVLAPDELGQLFGLDVQAAPPPPPPPAFRTLTNRERTIFELAARGFSNTEIATREFVSESTVKTHVSSVLGKLGLRDRVQLVVYAHDNRLLQGG; encoded by the coding sequence ATGATCAGGATCGTGCTGGTCGACGACCAGGAGCTGTTCCGCGGCGGCGTGCGCGTCGCCCTCGACGCGCAGGGCGACATGGAGGTCGTCGGCGAGGCGTCCGACGGCGCGGAGGGCCTCGCGGTCATCGCCGGGACCCGCCCCGACATCGTCCTGCTCGACATGCGGATGCCGGTCCTCGACGGGCTCCAGACCGTCCGCGCCCTGTTCGGACCGGACGGCCCGCAGGATCCGCCCCGCGTCATCGTCCTGACGACCTTCGCGCTCGACGCCGCGGCCGCCACCGCCATCCGCGCCGGAGCCAGCGGCTTCCTGCTGAAGGACGCCACGCCGGCGTTCCTCGCCGCCGCCGTCCGCGCGGTGCACGCCGGCAGCAGCGTGCTCGCCCCCGACGAGCTCGGCCAGCTCTTCGGCCTCGACGTGCAGGCGGCCCCGCCGCCTCCGCCGCCGCCCGCGTTCCGCACGCTGACCAACCGCGAGCGCACCATCTTCGAGCTCGCCGCCCGCGGCTTCTCGAACACCGAGATCGCCACGCGCGAGTTCGTCAGCGAGTCGACCGTGAAGACGCACGTGTCGAGCGTGCTCGGCAAACTCGGGCTCCGCGACCGGGTGCAGCTCGTCGTCTACGCTCACGACAACCGCCTCCTCCAGGGCGGCTAG
- a CDS encoding sensor histidine kinase: MTIDWARLFSSRVFRVDLVTGLIIAVLGLVPGWIDLTRPHLITVLLAIVATALRRSMPGTALAATWILAVFELWLGERPSLIALTYVLVLYAVARVGNRWQIYAGGVSVVFGGVIASVYLYRTGARFTEFAYGSYAQTIIVLLAPPAVLGLAWLIGLTVRFFFSRNDESELRLVAESEAHRALDVAAEERARASMARDVHDIVGHSLAVIIAQADSVEFLDDTDRIRAVNATIADTARRSLREVREVLSGTSTPVADDAPQDLTALVEQVRAAGVVIEHRLRGERRVLDPARSVVVRRVAQEMLTNALRHGAPGEPVLFAESWRSGDVVLEVENAVVGRVAEGGGLGVEGMRARVTAVGGFLEAEGLEGVFTARARIPVPATADPAEPGQAVTTTPKEDA; the protein is encoded by the coding sequence ATGACGATCGACTGGGCGCGGCTGTTCTCGTCGCGCGTGTTCCGCGTCGATCTCGTCACCGGTCTGATCATCGCCGTCCTCGGGCTCGTCCCCGGCTGGATCGACCTGACGCGTCCGCACCTCATCACCGTCCTCTTGGCGATCGTCGCCACGGCACTCCGGCGGTCGATGCCCGGCACCGCCCTCGCGGCCACCTGGATCCTGGCCGTGTTCGAGCTCTGGCTCGGCGAGCGGCCGAGTCTCATCGCGCTCACCTACGTGCTTGTCCTCTACGCGGTCGCCCGGGTCGGCAACCGCTGGCAGATCTACGCCGGAGGCGTGTCCGTCGTCTTCGGCGGGGTCATCGCCTCCGTCTACCTGTACCGGACCGGCGCGCGCTTCACCGAGTTCGCCTACGGCTCCTACGCGCAGACCATCATCGTCCTGCTAGCCCCGCCGGCCGTCCTCGGCCTGGCGTGGCTCATCGGCCTCACGGTCCGGTTCTTCTTCTCCCGGAACGACGAGTCGGAGCTCCGCCTCGTGGCCGAGTCCGAGGCGCACCGGGCCCTCGACGTCGCCGCCGAGGAGCGCGCCCGGGCCTCGATGGCGCGCGACGTGCACGACATCGTCGGCCACTCGCTCGCGGTCATCATCGCGCAGGCCGACTCCGTCGAGTTCCTCGACGACACCGACCGGATCCGGGCCGTCAACGCGACCATCGCGGACACCGCCAGGAGATCCCTCCGAGAGGTCCGCGAGGTCCTGAGCGGGACCTCGACCCCGGTCGCCGACGACGCGCCGCAGGATCTCACCGCGCTGGTCGAGCAGGTCCGTGCGGCAGGGGTCGTCATCGAGCACCGGCTGCGCGGCGAGCGGCGGGTCCTCGATCCTGCGCGGTCGGTCGTGGTGCGGCGCGTCGCGCAGGAGATGCTGACCAACGCGCTCCGGCACGGCGCCCCCGGCGAGCCGGTGCTCTTCGCCGAGTCGTGGCGGTCGGGCGACGTCGTGCTGGAGGTCGAGAACGCCGTCGTCGGGAGGGTCGCCGAGGGCGGCGGGCTCGGCGTCGAGGGGATGCGGGCCCGGGTGACGGCCGTCGGCGGGTTCCTCGAGGCGGAGGGCCTGGAGGGCGTCTTCACGGCGCGCGCCAGGATCCCCGTGCCGGCGACCGCCGATCCCGCCGAACCCGGCCAGGCCGTGACCACCACCCCGAAGGAGGACGCATGA
- a CDS encoding D-alanine--D-alanine ligase family protein, whose protein sequence is MSARRRVAVLGGGRSSEHDISLASARGVAAALDPDRYVAVPLTLERTNCWTDPDGRSLDLAGAVTALASCDVAVPMLHGRGGEDGTIAALCDLVGLPYVGSGVLAGASGMDKWVTKLVAEALGIATAPGILLTPRTAQDHVWSGPVVVKPVTGGSSHGVALVRDPADLAAALADAFELDDRVLVEELVSGREIDIPVILGPDGLRTGPAVEIVVDGVFDFDTKYGGSADLRIPAPLDAVDLEALETCALTLFDGLGCRGVARVDFFLTEAGPVLNEVNTAPGFTSESQVPRSFAAAGLGYRDLLTELIESAVGEGAARVVGGGRVNR, encoded by the coding sequence GTGAGCGCGCGGAGGCGCGTCGCCGTCCTCGGCGGCGGCCGCAGCAGCGAGCACGACATCTCGCTGGCGTCGGCGCGCGGCGTCGCGGCAGCCCTCGATCCCGACCGCTACGTGGCCGTCCCGCTGACCCTCGAGCGCACGAACTGCTGGACCGATCCCGACGGCCGCAGCCTCGATCTCGCCGGGGCCGTGACGGCGCTCGCCTCCTGCGACGTCGCTGTCCCGATGCTCCACGGCCGCGGCGGCGAGGACGGCACGATCGCGGCACTCTGCGATCTCGTCGGCCTCCCCTACGTGGGATCGGGCGTCCTCGCTGGCGCCTCGGGCATGGACAAGTGGGTGACCAAGCTCGTCGCGGAGGCGCTCGGGATCGCCACAGCCCCCGGGATCCTGCTCACGCCTCGAACGGCGCAGGATCACGTCTGGTCCGGCCCCGTCGTCGTCAAACCCGTGACCGGGGGTTCGAGCCACGGCGTGGCCCTGGTGCGCGATCCCGCTGATCTCGCGGCCGCGCTGGCCGACGCGTTCGAGCTCGACGACCGGGTCCTCGTCGAGGAGCTGGTGTCGGGACGGGAGATCGACATCCCCGTGATCCTGGGCCCGGACGGCCTCCGCACCGGACCCGCGGTCGAGATCGTCGTCGACGGCGTCTTCGACTTCGACACCAAGTACGGCGGGTCGGCCGATCTCCGCATCCCGGCCCCGCTGGACGCAGTCGACCTCGAGGCCCTCGAGACCTGTGCGCTGACCCTCTTCGACGGCCTCGGCTGCCGCGGGGTCGCCCGCGTCGACTTCTTCCTCACCGAGGCCGGGCCGGTGCTCAACGAGGTCAACACCGCACCGGGCTTCACCTCGGAGTCGCAGGTGCCGCGGAGCTTCGCCGCCGCAGGGCTCGGCTACCGCGACCTCCTCACGGAGTTGATCGAGTCGGCCGTCGGCGAGGGGGCCGCTAGGGTCGTCGGGGGAGGGCGGGTGAACCGATGA
- the alr gene encoding alanine racemase, giving the protein MNRPQTLRVAGRSPILLEIDTDAISDNTRLLAARTPKELLVVVKGDGYGHGAATLAHAAVRGGASWVGVTGIGHGVALREAGIGVPILSWLHDGEIDPGVAAGECIDLAIGSFDDLAAVARSSRRVRVHLNVDTGLAREGFAEADWVRAAALLADAERKRRIAVVGLMSHLASADVPGHLANGAQRLAFERALAVARAAGLRPTITHLGATSAVLTAPETPGTLVRVGAGTVGIDLTATTELRGAMTLTAPLLDVREVAAGTASGYGHLWRSDRATRLGLVPVGYADGLPRAATALRPRTAGSAAGSGPEVLVTGRRVPVVGPMSMNALVVDLGPDGPARPGDPVTVFGAPRASAAGSPESATAPTVAEWAAWAGTIPQDVVTSVGRALPRVVVGSAASGAAWERRRTERRSA; this is encoded by the coding sequence GTGAACCGGCCGCAGACGCTCCGGGTCGCCGGGCGATCCCCGATCCTGCTCGAGATCGACACCGACGCGATCTCCGACAACACGCGCCTCCTCGCAGCCCGGACCCCGAAGGAGCTGCTGGTCGTCGTCAAGGGCGACGGGTACGGTCACGGCGCAGCCACGCTCGCCCACGCGGCCGTCCGGGGCGGCGCGAGCTGGGTCGGCGTCACCGGGATCGGCCACGGCGTCGCCCTCCGCGAGGCGGGGATCGGCGTTCCCATCCTGAGCTGGCTCCACGACGGCGAGATCGATCCCGGTGTCGCAGCCGGCGAGTGCATCGACCTCGCCATCGGCTCCTTCGACGATCTCGCTGCGGTGGCGCGCTCGAGCCGCCGGGTCCGCGTGCACCTCAATGTCGACACGGGCCTCGCCCGCGAGGGGTTCGCCGAGGCCGACTGGGTGCGCGCTGCGGCCCTCCTCGCCGACGCCGAGCGGAAGCGCAGGATCGCCGTGGTCGGCCTCATGAGCCACCTGGCGTCGGCCGACGTCCCGGGTCACCTGGCGAACGGCGCGCAGCGTCTCGCCTTCGAGCGCGCTCTCGCGGTGGCGCGGGCCGCGGGTCTGCGGCCGACGATCACGCACCTCGGGGCGACGTCCGCGGTGCTGACGGCGCCGGAGACGCCGGGCACCCTCGTGCGGGTCGGCGCGGGAACGGTCGGGATCGACCTCACTGCGACGACGGAGCTCCGCGGCGCCATGACGCTGACCGCGCCGCTCCTCGACGTCCGCGAGGTGGCCGCAGGCACGGCGTCGGGCTACGGGCACCTCTGGCGGTCCGACCGGGCCACGCGCCTCGGCCTCGTGCCGGTCGGGTACGCCGACGGCCTCCCTCGCGCGGCGACGGCCCTGCGCCCGCGCACGGCGGGATCGGCAGCGGGATCGGGACCGGAGGTCCTGGTAACAGGCCGCCGAGTCCCGGTCGTCGGGCCGATGTCGATGAACGCGCTCGTGGTCGACCTCGGTCCGGACGGGCCGGCGCGACCCGGCGATCCCGTGACCGTCTTCGGAGCACCTCGCGCGAGCGCCGCGGGATCGCCGGAGTCGGCCACCGCACCGACAGTCGCCGAGTGGGCGGCCTGGGCCGGCACGATCCCGCAGGATGTCGTCACCTCGGTCGGCCGCGCCCTGCCCCGCGTCGTCGTCGGCTCGGCCGCGTCGGGCGCCGCGTGGGAACGACGCCGCACCGAGCGGAGGTCCGCGTGA
- a CDS encoding M15 family metallopeptidase: MIVLLSDPLVSRIPVADDGEPLVRLGRAFGDAGALVRRSLADRLEAAAAALPAGFALRVVEGHRSPRDQLAIIRSYSGRLRKLHPAVDADRLRTLTSRFVSPLEVAPHVAGAAVDLTLVGRGARPLDLGTEVDATPEQSSGACYFAATNISDDARANRETLAAALGGEGLVNYPTEWWHWSYGDRYWALMTGAAEALYGPVDRLEVVA; the protein is encoded by the coding sequence ATGATCGTTCTCCTCTCCGACCCCCTCGTCTCCCGGATCCCGGTCGCCGACGACGGCGAGCCCCTCGTCCGGCTCGGACGCGCGTTCGGCGACGCCGGCGCCCTCGTCCGCCGCTCGCTCGCCGACCGGCTCGAGGCGGCGGCCGCAGCGCTCCCCGCCGGGTTCGCCCTCCGCGTCGTCGAAGGGCACCGCTCGCCCCGAGACCAGCTCGCGATCATCCGCAGCTACTCCGGCCGCCTGCGGAAGCTCCATCCCGCGGTCGACGCCGACCGGCTCCGCACTCTCACCAGCCGCTTCGTCTCGCCGCTCGAGGTGGCGCCGCACGTCGCGGGCGCGGCCGTCGACCTCACCCTCGTCGGCCGAGGCGCCCGCCCCCTCGACCTCGGCACCGAGGTCGACGCCACCCCCGAGCAGAGCTCCGGCGCCTGCTACTTCGCCGCCACGAACATCTCGGACGACGCCCGCGCGAACCGCGAGACGCTCGCCGCCGCTCTCGGCGGAGAAGGTCTCGTCAACTACCCGACCGAGTGGTGGCACTGGAGCTACGGCGACCGCTACTGGGCGCTGATGACCGGTGCTGCCGAGGCGCTGTACGGACCGGTCGACCGGCTGGAGGTCGTCGCGTGA
- a CDS encoding endonuclease/exonuclease/phosphatase family protein, with the protein MPETPPFVGEVQPPALHLMTLNLRRRMPAWRPGRADRWETRRPALARLLEVERPSILGLQEVLPDQSREVEAMLGDGYVSAGSGRERGGLGERCELHVDAERLRIVGERTWWLSNSPGVPGSRSFGNLFPRIVVQVELQDRATLTRFHVLVTHLDHLSERSRRAAAGLIRAEVESLDAPAAVLGDFNTGAGSATHRALTGGPLADSFDLARERLDPGFGSYSHYRPPRVGARRLDWILVSRGTAVDAAGVDAARPLGVAVSDHDPVHAVVRWDAGADGGAPSEG; encoded by the coding sequence ATGCCCGAGACACCGCCGTTCGTCGGCGAGGTGCAGCCGCCCGCCCTCCACCTGATGACGCTGAACCTGCGCCGCCGGATGCCCGCGTGGCGGCCAGGGCGCGCCGACCGCTGGGAGACGCGGCGGCCGGCGCTGGCGCGGCTCCTCGAGGTGGAGCGCCCGAGCATCCTCGGGCTGCAGGAGGTGCTGCCCGACCAGTCGCGCGAGGTCGAGGCGATGCTCGGCGACGGGTACGTCTCGGCGGGCTCCGGCCGCGAGCGCGGAGGCCTCGGCGAGCGCTGCGAGCTGCACGTCGACGCGGAGCGCCTGCGGATCGTCGGGGAGCGCACGTGGTGGCTCTCCAACTCCCCCGGCGTGCCCGGCAGCCGCTCCTTCGGCAACCTCTTCCCGCGGATCGTCGTCCAGGTCGAGCTCCAGGACAGGGCGACCCTCACGCGATTCCACGTGCTGGTCACGCACCTCGACCACCTCTCGGAGCGGTCCCGTCGGGCTGCTGCCGGCCTCATCCGAGCGGAGGTCGAGAGCCTCGACGCGCCCGCGGCCGTCCTCGGCGACTTCAACACGGGCGCAGGATCGGCGACCCACCGCGCCCTGACCGGAGGCCCGCTCGCCGACTCGTTCGACCTGGCCCGCGAGCGCCTGGACCCCGGCTTCGGCAGCTACTCGCACTACCGGCCACCGCGGGTGGGTGCCCGGCGCCTGGACTGGATCCTGGTCTCCAGGGGCACCGCCGTCGATGCGGCCGGGGTCGACGCCGCTCGGCCGCTGGGGGTCGCCGTGTCGGATCACGATCCGGTGCACGCCGTCGTCCGCTGGGACGCGGGAGCCGACGGAGGAGCACCATCGGAGGGGTGA
- a CDS encoding glycosyltransferase family 2 protein: MTTHDRPTVSVVVPVKDDARPLERCLASLARQTVAPLEVLVVDNGSSDDSAETAAKGGATVLYQGTPGIAAASRTGYDRARGDVIARIDADTRLPADWIETLVEAFSSDAAVDVVTGRSIFTDGPRRARRIAALLYLGAYYALAGLALTHVPVFGSNFAMRREAWEQVRDEVHDSDRLHDDFDLSYHLGRRYRIRLLPQLRSGISMRPLIGGGGALRVRRGFSTVVVHWPHDLPWLRLARRVALRRRQRLSALSRTAALTGRSSSPSR; the protein is encoded by the coding sequence GTGACCACGCACGACCGCCCGACCGTCTCCGTCGTCGTGCCCGTGAAGGACGACGCGCGCCCCCTCGAGCGCTGCCTCGCCTCGCTCGCCCGGCAGACGGTCGCCCCGCTCGAGGTGCTCGTGGTCGACAACGGGTCGTCCGACGACTCGGCGGAGACCGCAGCCAAAGGGGGCGCGACGGTCCTCTACCAGGGCACACCGGGCATCGCGGCGGCCAGCCGCACCGGCTACGACCGCGCCCGGGGCGACGTCATCGCGCGCATCGACGCCGACACCCGCCTCCCCGCCGACTGGATCGAGACCCTCGTCGAGGCCTTCTCGTCCGACGCCGCGGTCGACGTCGTCACCGGCCGCTCGATCTTCACCGACGGACCGAGGCGGGCCCGCAGGATCGCCGCCCTCCTCTACCTCGGCGCCTACTACGCGCTCGCGGGCCTCGCCCTCACCCATGTCCCGGTCTTCGGCTCCAACTTCGCCATGCGGCGGGAGGCCTGGGAGCAGGTCCGCGACGAGGTGCACGACTCCGACCGCCTCCACGACGACTTCGACCTCTCGTACCACCTCGGCCGGCGGTACCGGATCCGGCTCCTGCCGCAGCTCCGCTCGGGAATCTCGATGCGTCCGCTGATCGGCGGCGGCGGGGCGCTCCGGGTCCGGCGGGGATTCAGCACCGTGGTCGTGCACTGGCCTCACGACCTGCCGTGGCTGCGACTGGCGCGCCGGGTGGCCCTCCGCCGACGTCAGCGGCTGAGCGCGCTCTCGCGGACTGCCGCACTGACCGGCCGGTCGTCGTCGCCGTCGCGGTGA
- the msrA gene encoding peptide-methionine (S)-S-oxide reductase MsrA: protein MTTTDTAILAGGCFWGAQQLLRRRPGVISTRVGYSGGDTPNATYRNHGTHAESVEIVFDPSVISYRDLLEFFFQIHDPSTKDRQGNDVGVSYRSAVFYTSDEQKRVALDTIADVDASGLWPGKVVTEVTAAGPFWEAEEEHQDYLEKDPYGYTCHYVRPGWKLPHREEAVTA, encoded by the coding sequence ATGACCACCACCGACACAGCGATCCTCGCCGGCGGATGCTTCTGGGGCGCGCAGCAGCTGCTCCGCCGCCGTCCGGGCGTCATCTCGACCCGCGTCGGCTACTCGGGCGGCGACACCCCGAACGCCACCTACCGCAACCACGGCACGCACGCCGAGTCGGTCGAGATCGTCTTCGACCCCTCGGTCATCAGCTACCGTGACCTCCTGGAGTTCTTCTTCCAGATCCACGACCCGTCGACGAAGGACCGCCAGGGCAACGACGTCGGCGTGAGCTACCGCTCGGCGGTCTTCTACACCTCCGACGAGCAGAAGCGCGTGGCGCTCGACACCATCGCCGATGTCGACGCCTCCGGCCTCTGGCCGGGCAAGGTCGTCACCGAGGTCACCGCCGCGGGCCCCTTCTGGGAGGCCGAGGAGGAGCACCAGGACTACCTCGAGAAAGACCCCTACGGCTACACGTGCCACTACGTGCGGCCCGGCTGGAAGCTGCCGCACCGTGAGGAGGCCGTGACCGCGTAG